The bacterium genome includes a window with the following:
- a CDS encoding alpha/beta hydrolase: MRAVELEGRDCRLRFHDLDGAGVPLLFVHGLGCAGSYDYPAVAASPALADRRRLLVDLLGSGFSDRPPDFPYTVDAHADTLRALIDALSLTSVDVYGHSMGGAAAIALAALPGDRVRRLVLSEPNLEPGGGTCSRAIARYGEEEYAERGQRRIAQEAARAGDRVWAACLERSFPRAMHRAAVSLVEGSDPTWRELLVGLRMPRTVIFGARSLPDPDAERLKELGVAVRVVPDCGHAMAWENPAGLAAAIRASLV, from the coding sequence GTGAGGGCGGTGGAGTTGGAGGGGCGGGACTGCCGGCTGCGGTTCCACGACTTGGACGGGGCGGGGGTTCCGCTGCTCTTCGTGCACGGCCTCGGCTGCGCGGGTTCGTACGACTACCCCGCCGTGGCCGCGAGTCCGGCTCTCGCCGACCGCCGGCGTCTGCTCGTCGATCTGCTCGGATCGGGGTTCAGCGACCGGCCGCCCGACTTCCCCTACACCGTGGACGCGCACGCGGACACGCTGCGCGCGCTGATCGACGCGCTGTCGTTGACGTCGGTGGACGTCTACGGCCACAGCATGGGCGGGGCGGCGGCGATCGCGCTGGCGGCGCTGCCGGGGGACCGGGTGCGGCGGCTGGTGCTTTCGGAACCGAATCTCGAGCCCGGCGGCGGAACGTGCAGCCGGGCCATCGCCCGGTACGGCGAAGAGGAGTACGCGGAGCGGGGGCAGCGGCGGATCGCGCAGGAGGCCGCGCGGGCCGGCGACCGCGTCTGGGCGGCCTGCCTCGAACGCTCCTTCCCGCGGGCGATGCACCGCGCGGCCGTGTCGTTGGTCGAGGGGAGCGACCCGACGTGGCGGGAACTCCTCGTCGGCCTGCGGATGCCGCGAACCGTGATCTTCGGCGCCCGGTCCCTTCCCGATCCGGACGCGGAGCGGCTGAAGGAACTCGGCGTCGCGGTGCGGGTCGTCCCCGACTGCGGCCACGCGATGGCTTGGGAGAATCCCGCCGGACTGGCCGCGGCGATCCGCGCAAGCCTCGTCTGA